A window of Streptomyces sp. DG1A-41 contains these coding sequences:
- a CDS encoding aminoglycoside phosphotransferase, with translation MASRTTFAELPSAVRTAIESHTGRIHRVDPVSSGLNSQVAARLHCDAGGVHVKGLRSDHKWAWTQQREAEVNPFLKGISPELLWRVKGSGWDLLGFDLVTGHHADYRPESGDLHLVVDLLTRLGEVEMPSIELREAGQRLSSYVDDSSQLHLFEGNAILHTDLNNENVLIQGDHAYMVDWAWATRGAPWLDAGYWVIWLMAAGKHTPEQAESWAERIPTWETAPPKALEAFALANARMWKEIGGDEPDFWTSRLVQASQEWSEHRQRLTKR, from the coding sequence ATGGCGTCTCGTACCACCTTTGCAGAGCTGCCCTCTGCCGTCCGTACGGCCATCGAGTCGCACACGGGACGGATTCACCGTGTCGACCCTGTGTCCTCGGGCCTCAACAGCCAAGTAGCGGCCCGGCTGCACTGCGATGCCGGCGGCGTGCATGTGAAGGGCCTTCGCTCCGACCACAAATGGGCCTGGACACAGCAGCGTGAAGCCGAAGTGAACCCCTTCCTCAAGGGCATTTCCCCGGAACTGCTCTGGCGGGTTAAGGGAAGTGGCTGGGATCTCCTCGGTTTCGACCTCGTTACTGGGCACCACGCGGACTACAGACCGGAATCCGGAGACCTACATCTTGTTGTGGACCTGCTTACGAGACTCGGAGAGGTCGAAATGCCCTCAATCGAGTTGCGAGAAGCCGGGCAAAGGCTGAGCAGCTATGTGGACGACTCCTCTCAGCTCCACCTATTCGAGGGAAATGCGATTCTCCACACGGATCTGAACAACGAAAACGTTCTAATCCAGGGAGATCACGCCTATATGGTCGATTGGGCCTGGGCCACACGAGGGGCACCCTGGCTTGACGCCGGATATTGGGTAATTTGGCTCATGGCTGCCGGAAAACACACACCGGAGCAGGCGGAAAGCTGGGCCGAGAGAATCCCAACATGGGAAACGGCCCCTCCGAAGGCCCTGGAAGCCTTCGCCCTGGCCAATGCTCGGATGTGGAAGGAGATCGGGGGAGACGAACCCGACTTCTGGACCTCTCGACTGGTTCAGGCTTCCCAGGAGTGGTCTGAGCACAGGCAGAGGCTCACCAAGAGGTGA
- a CDS encoding radical SAM protein — MHQVIVSPQSKKFVAVRPGSRGGMQLPRDKYEALREAVSVGTPPPRWFTEAASTSWGVSLADAPASDTILVRPETALNYSRATWEINKGCNFACDMCVVWQRPFAGLPMEKKTKLLEMVRDTGVLWFQFTGGEPTIDPHFIESYRTAFGMGMMLEILTNGSRLDHAPTLEVLTELPPHKVTVSLYGATAETFEALTRTRGAYPRVIRGLKAARAAKLPLELSLIVTQHNAHEVDEMKALAESLDIPYKVFADISPSYDGDKGPLDFQVTEYINREEVFRGCPAGHTFYHLDPFGSATMCKVGRENPINLMSTGVGGLRDLPLIADAQMLRTGGCSGCKLSGSCRVCRPLAKLYQQAEAPLDHYCQHGFKEES; from the coding sequence ATGCATCAGGTGATCGTGAGCCCTCAAAGCAAGAAGTTCGTGGCGGTGCGCCCCGGTTCCCGAGGGGGAATGCAGCTTCCCCGGGACAAGTACGAGGCGTTACGCGAGGCCGTGAGCGTCGGCACTCCTCCGCCCAGGTGGTTCACCGAGGCCGCATCAACCTCCTGGGGCGTGAGCCTGGCGGATGCGCCGGCATCAGACACGATCCTGGTCCGACCTGAGACGGCACTCAACTACAGCCGCGCTACCTGGGAGATCAACAAAGGGTGCAACTTCGCTTGTGACATGTGCGTGGTCTGGCAACGCCCCTTCGCTGGACTCCCCATGGAGAAGAAGACCAAGCTCCTGGAAATGGTTCGGGATACCGGTGTCTTGTGGTTCCAGTTCACGGGCGGGGAACCGACCATCGACCCCCATTTCATCGAGTCGTACCGCACAGCCTTCGGCATGGGGATGATGCTGGAGATTCTGACGAACGGATCGCGGCTCGACCACGCGCCCACCCTGGAAGTGCTCACTGAGCTGCCACCGCACAAGGTGACGGTCTCCCTGTACGGGGCCACGGCCGAGACCTTCGAGGCCCTGACGCGGACCCGTGGGGCGTACCCGAGGGTGATCAGGGGCTTGAAGGCGGCCAGGGCCGCCAAGCTGCCTCTTGAACTCTCGCTCATCGTCACCCAGCACAACGCTCACGAAGTCGATGAAATGAAGGCCCTGGCGGAGAGCCTCGATATCCCCTACAAGGTATTCGCCGACATCTCTCCGTCATACGACGGAGACAAAGGCCCTCTCGACTTTCAGGTGACCGAATACATCAACCGAGAAGAGGTGTTCCGCGGGTGCCCCGCCGGACACACCTTTTATCACCTGGACCCGTTCGGCAGCGCAACCATGTGCAAGGTCGGACGTGAAAACCCCATCAACCTCATGAGTACAGGGGTTGGTGGTCTGAGGGATCTGCCTCTTATCGCAGATGCTCAGATGCTTCGGACTGGGGGGTGCAGCGGGTGCAAGCTGTCCGGCTCCTGCCGGGTGTGCCGACCACTCGCCAAGCTCTACCAGCAAGCCGAAGCGCCGCTCGATCACTACTGTCAGCACGGCTTCAAGGAGGAGTCATGA